DNA sequence from the Streptomyces canus genome:
AGCAGTGACGGCAGCAACGCCGAGTCGGCGGCCACCGGCAGCTTCACCAGGGTGCCGTCCGCATGCGGGACGCGGACGGCCTCGCCCTGACCGCCGTCCACGCCGTCGAAGCCGTACCGGCCGCCGTTGCGGCACGAGATGTGCAGGCCCTTGGCACAGTAGTCGCAGGTGTTGTCGCTGTACGTGAAGGGGGCGACGACCAGGTCACCGGTCTTCAGGCCGGTCACGTCCGCACCGGTCTCCTCGATGACGCCGAGGAACTCGTGGCCCATGGGGCGGCCGGCGTCGGTGGCGGGCATCGACCCGTAGGGCCACAGGTCACTGCCGCACACGCACGCGGCCAGCGTGCGCACCACCGCGTCTGCGGGCTGGACGATCTTCGGGTCGGGCCGGGCCTCGACGCGGACGTCGCCGGCTCCGTACAACACTGCTGCACGCATCAGGGATCACTTCTCCAAACGGGGGTCGTGCCGGCCGGTACGGGCGATCAGCGTTCGAGCATCTGCGCCTGGGCCTCGGTGTGGGTGTCGCCGGCGGCGGGCGGCAGGCTGCTGAGCTGGTCGAACTGCTCGACGGTCAGCGTGACGGCGTCGGCGGCGGTGTTCTCCTCGACCCGGCCGACGCGCTTGGTGCCGGGGATGGGAGCGATGTCGTCCCCCTGGGCGAGCAGCCAGGCGAGCGCGACCTGCGCGGGGGTGGCGCCGACCTCGGCGGCCAGGGCCTTGACCTCGTCGGCGAGCGCCAGGTTGCGCTGGAAGTTCTCGCCGGTGAAGCGCGGGTTGCCGCGGCGGAAGTCGTTCTCGTCGAGCTGGTCGGTGGAGCGGACGGTGCCGGTCAGGAAGCCGCGGCCGAGCGGGGAGAACGGCACCAGGCCGATGTTCAGCTCCCACAGGACGGGCAGGACGCGCTCCTCGATCCCGCGGGTCCACAGCGAGTACTCGGACTGCACCGCGGTGACGGGCTGCACGGCGTGGGCCCGGCGGATCGTGTCCGGGCCGGCCTCGGAGAGGCCGAAGGCGCGGACCTTGCCCTGGCCGATCAGTTCCTTGACGGCGCCGGCGGTCTCCTCGATCGGCGTGTTCGGGTCCACCCGGTGCTGGTAGTACAGGTCGATGTGGTCGGTGCCCAGCCGCTTGAGGGAACCCTCGACCGCGGTGCGGATGTTGGCCGGGCCGGAGTCCAGGTTCCACGCGCCCTCGCCGGCGTGCGAGACCAGGCCGAACTTGGTGGCCAGCACCACCTTGTCCCGGCGCCCCTTCAGCGCCCGCCCGAGCAACTCCTCGTTCGTGTAGGGGCCGTAGATCTCGGCGGTGTCGATGAGCGTGACGCCCAGCTCCAGCGCCCGGTGCACGGTCCTGATCGACTCCGCGTCATCGGTGCCCGAGCCGGTATAGCCGTGGGACATGCCCATGGCGCCCAGACCGATCCGGGAAACCTCCAGGTCACGCAGTTTGATGTAGCGCATCTCGCCCTCTTCCGATCATGGTGTTGCCGGGTCTCTCGCTCTCGCCCGGCGCGGCAGGTCGTGCCGGTCGAAGCCCGGGCGGCGCGAGGGGTCGGCGTCTTCCTCATTCACCCTCGCCCGGATTGCTCCGGTGTGGCAGGGCGGGCTCTTCGGGGGTAATGACAGGGCCCCCCTCCCGCCCGCGGCGCGGGTGCCCGGCGGGTGAGACTGGAGTCATGGCATCCCAGAGCGCGGACAGCGAGGGCGCCGAGCTGGGCCGCTACCTGCGCGCCCGCCGCACCCAGACCAGCCCCGAACGCGTCGGCCTCACCGTCGGCGCCGGCATCCGCCGCACCCCCGGCCTGCGCCGCGAGGAACTGGCCACCCTCGCCGGCATCAGCATCGACTACTACGTACGCCTGGAGCGCGGCAAGGAGACCCGCCCCAGCCCCGCCGTCCTCGACTCCCTCGCCCGTGCCCTGCACATGGACGACCAGGAACACCAGCACCTGCGCGAGCTCGCCGCCCGTGCGGCCCGCTACGCTCCCGAACCGCCCCCGGTGCCCAGCCGCACCGTGCGCCCCCACCTGAAACTGCTGCTGGAATCGCTGCGTCCGAACCCCGCCTACGTCATCAGCCGCAGCATGGACATGCTGGCCTGGAACCCCGGCGGCCTCGCCCTCTACGCGGGCTTGGAGGACTGGCCGGTCAAGCACCGCAACCTCGCCCGCTACCTCTTCCTCCATCCGGCCGCGCGTGATCTGTTTCCGGACTGGGACCGTCAGATCACCGGCTGCGTCGCCCGGCTGCGCGCCGTCGCCGGGACCGCCCCCGACGCCTCCGACCTCACCCACCTCGTCGGCGAACTGCTTCTGAAAAGCCCGGACTTCGCGGGCCTGTGGGAACGCTACGAAGTCACCGGCCGCAAGCCCGTACAGAAGATCTTCCAGCACCCCCAGGTCGGGACCGTCACCCTCACCTCGCAGTCACTGCACGTGGAAGGCACCCCGGGCCAGCGCATCGGCGTCTACACCGCCGAACCCGGCACCCCCGACCACGACGCCCTGCTCCTGCTCGACATGGCTGCCTCGGCCACCTCGGCGCACAACACGGTGCCTCGGCCGAGCTGACCGTCTGCGTCTGCTCCGGCTCGCGGCCGACGTATGTCCGGACGCCGCCGTCGGCCGCTATCGCGCTTGCGCTGTCTCCGGACGTCGTCGCATCACATACGCCGCCCCGGATCCCGCCCCGAACAGTGCCGCTACCGAGACCGCCGTCGCCAGCCAGGTCGCGCCCAGCCAGTGCGCGCCGAAGTAGCCGAGGGCGACGCTGTACGCGGCCCAGGACAGGCCCGCGAGGGCGGACCAGGGGAGGAAGTCACGGGCTCGGCGGTGCGCGGTGCCGGCGAGGAGCGAGACCACCGAGCGGCCGGCGGGGGCGAAGCGGGCGAGGATCACCAGAGCCCCGCCGCCCGCGGAGAGCGCGTCGCCGAGACGTTCCTGCGCCGTGGTGAGGCGACGTGAGCGGGCGATCGCGCGGTCGAGGCGTTCACCGCCCCGGAAGGCGAGGCGGTACGCCGCCAGGTCGCCGAGGACGGAGGCGGTCGTCGCGCACAGGATCAGAGCCATCACGTCCGGGACCTTGCCGGTCGCCGCGCTGCCCGCGGCCGCGGCCGTCGCGGCCGTGATGACCAGCACCCCGCTGGGCAGCAATGGCACGAACACGTCGAGGAGCACCGACAGCGCGACCATGGCGTAGATCCATGGACTGCCGGTCAGTGACCCCAGATTCTCCAGCACCGCGACTCCCCGTGATTCCCCCGTAGACAGCCATACAGCGTACGCCTGGGCAGCGACAGGAGATTCACGGGGGGCTCATGAGATGGGTGCGGCATGTTCACCCGGCTGCCGCGTCCGAACGCGACGGTGCCCTCCCCCACGGACGTGGGGGAGGGCACCGTACGCGATCGCCTCAGACGGCCACGGGCTCCGCCGCCGGCTTTCGTTCCTCGGCCGAGCGCTTCGCGAACAGCCGGTCCAGGCCGAACGCGCCGGACCCGGTGAAGACCAGCAGCAGGAAGGCCCAGCTGAACATCGCCGCGGGCTCGCCGCCGTTCTCGATGGGCCACAGGGCCGTGGGCTGGTGCACCTTGAAGTACGCGTACGCCATGGCTCCCGAGGCGACGAACGCGGCGACGCGCGTGCCCAGGCCGAGCAGGACGAGGCCGCCGCCGACGAGCTGGATCACGGCCGCGTACCAACCGGGCCAGGTGCCCGCTTCGAGGGTGCCGCCGTCGGTGCCCGCGGCACCGCCGAGGACACCGAAGAGGGAAGCGGCGCCGTGACAGAGGAAGAGCAGGCCGACGACGATGCGGTAAAGGCCGAGGGCGTATGGCTGGGCGCTGTTCAGGCGTCCGGTCATGGTGGGGGACTCCTTCGGTCGGGTCGGTCCCACAGGGGGGTCGCCCCAGGGGGAATGGAACCGAGTCGGCCATCCACGGTAGGGGCCCCTAATCAATGCTTGCAAGTTCAACATTTGGCCACTCGTTTGCCCCTTTGGTCCCTCCTGTTTCGCCCCCCGTCGCACGTAGAACGGCTCTCGCCACCGCATCGGCGTCCGAAAGCGTGACCGAATCCACCCCTGGCCGGGCGCCCGCAGCGGTCACCCAGTGCACTCCCTCCGTGGGGACACCGAAGGCGAACCTCCTTGCGTGGGGCCGTCCTTGACGGTCAATCAGGTGATATGGCCGCCGGGTGACGTCCAGGCCGCCGGTCTCGTAACCGTCGACGATGTGCGGCCGGCACTGGCCCGTCTTCAGCAGCCGGGCGAGCAAGTCGTCGGCGGTGCGCCGCAGATCCGGTTCCGGAAGGCGCGCCTCTATGAGGGTCGTCACGTGTACGGCGGACCCCGGCACCTCGGGCGAGCGGGCCACCCAGGTGCCGTCCGCCTCGCGGACCTCCAGGCGAGGGCCCAGCACGTCCACGGTGCCCGCCTCGATCAGCGCGGTCAGTTCCTCGATGCGGCGGCGGGGCGGGCCGATGGAGAGGAAGGCGTTGAGAGGGGTGTACCAGCGGTCCAGGTGGTCCCGGCGGGACGGGCCCGCGAGGCCGCGGTGGTCGACGATCTGCCGCAGTTCGTTGCGCAGGTCCCGTAGGACGTCGAGGGCCGCCTTCAGGGGGCCGGCGACGTTGCCGAGCGCGGCCTCGGCGGCGTCCCGGCGCAGATGGCCGAGGAGCCAGTGGCGCCATGTGCCGGGGTCCGTGAAGGTCTGTCCGGTGTACGGCCGTGAAATGCGGTCCCAGGACCAGCGGTCGGCGTGCGGGATGCCGAACTCGTCCAGTACGGCGGCCTCTTCGGGGCCACGGTGGTCCGTGGCGAGGAAGCGGTCCCTGAACTCCCCGTTCTCGACGAGGGCCTCGTAGTAGACCGTCTCCACCTCCTTCGCCACCAGCGGCCATATCTCGGTGAGGAAGTCGGGGGCCTCGCCGGAGTCGGCGCGTTTGCGGAAGCGGGCGATCGTCTCGTCGGTGAGGACGAGGGGGAGGTGGCGGCCGTAAGGGCCCTTGGCGTTGTCGCCGCGGGCCTGATACGGGATGCCGCGGCGCGAACCGGCGTACAGGCGCGGCTCGTTGCCGGAAGGGAGATAGCGCAGGGTGCCGGTGTCCGAGCGGACGAAACGGCCACCGCGGCCGGTGGTCAGCAGAGCCATGTGGTCGAAGAAGTTCAGGCCCAGTCCGCGCAGCAGCACCGGCTCGTGCGGCCGTATGCGGGACAGGTCCACGTCGGCCGGGTTCGCGGGCGGGACGTGGCGCAGACCGTGGCGTTCGGCGTGGGCGGTGTGGCTGCGCTGGGGCGCGTCGGCGACGACCGGCAGATGCCCCTGGGCGAGGACCACGGCCGACAGCCCGTACAGCACGGTCCCGTCGTCCAGCGTCACCGTCTGCCGCCCGTCGACGGCGTCATCGACCCGCACCGCCCGTGCCGCGTGCACCTCGACCCTCACAACCCCGGGCGCCTGCCGCACGATCCGGGCGAACACCCACTCCAGATAACGCCCGTACTGCACACGGCTCGGATAGTCATCGGGCCCGAGCGGGTCACCGGAGCCCGAACCCGTGCCGGGCACCGCCTCCCCCTCCGCACCACACTCCGCCCCCCACCGCCCGCAAGCCCACTCGTGCAGGCTCGGCCCCCGGCGTATCGGTCCCGCGCAGTCCACGCTCTCGTCGGTGAACAGGGTGACCTGGGAGGCCACCGTGTTCATCAGGAGGTCGGCGGACTGGGTGGGGCGCCATACGCGGCCGGGGCCCGCTGGGGACGGGTCGATGACGTGGACCGTCAAGTGGGCGCCGGGCGGGAGGAGTTCGGGGGCGGAGGCGCAGAGGCGTTCCAGGACGCTGGTGCCGCGGGGCCCCGCGCCGACCAGGGCGACGGAGACGGGCGTGTGGTCCGTGGTCGGTGCGGGCAAGAGCGGGACTCCCGGGCGTGTGGGGCGCGTGGCGGAGCCGTGGAGCTCCACCGGAAGCGGACGGTCCGCCTCATCATGCCGTCGGGAGTACGGGGTGCCGAGCCTGGAGGGCCCGGACTGTGGGATGCATCACGAGCATCCCGTGCCACAGGCGCAACAAACGGCCGGAACGAGCCGATTACCGGGCGAGCCGGGACGCCTCGCGCCCGCTCCCTCCGGTGAGTTCGGACTCCGAGACCGTCACCAGCCGCGTCCGCCCCTCGCCCGACTCCCGTGCCTGGTCCAGCCGAAGCCGCGCCGAACGCCCGCTCAGCGTCAGCGTCATGAGCTGGTTGCCGAACCACGGGCCGCCCGTGTGCCGCCAGGAGACCGGCGGTTGCTCGCAGCCGCCGTGCCGGGCGAGCAGCCGCCCGAGCGCCCGCGCGGTCGCGCTCCAGCCGAAGCGGAAGCCGAACCGGATATAGCTGGGCACGGAGTTGTGGACGGGCGAGCAGGTGAGCTGGAGGACGCGGGCCTCCGGTCCGCCGGAGTGCCACTTCGGCTCGGCCACGTACGCGTGGTGCACGTCCCCCGACAGCACCAGCACCGTCGCCGGCGCCTCGGCCCCGGAGCCCACCTCGGCGATCAGGTCCGCCAGCGCCGCGAAGGACTCCGGGAAGGCCGCCCAGTGCTCCAGGTCCGCCTTGCGCCGCAGATCCTCCCCGAACCGGGCCCAGCGCGCCCCTCGGTCCCCCCGGCACAGCGCCGCGTCCCACGCCTCGGCATGGTGCACCAGATGCGGCAGCAGCCAGGGCAGCGAGGTGCCGATCAGGAGGTGGTCGTAGGAGTTGCGCTCCTCCAGGACCTGTCCGCGCAGCCACTCGGCCTCGCCGGGGTCCAGCATCGAGCGGTTCTCCTCGTCGAGGACGCGGGCCGCGCGGGAGTCCACCATGAGCAGGCGCACCCGGCCGAAGTCGCGCCGGTAACTCCAGCGCACGGAGGCCGCGTCGGCCTCGGCCCGGCAGGCGAAGGCGCGCAACTCGTCGGTGCCGTCCGGGGATCGGCGTACGACGGCGTAGAGCGGGTCGGCGGCCAGCTCGGCCGGGGCGAGGTTGCCCAGGTGCTGGTAGACCCAGTACGACATCAGGCCGCTCAGCAGCCGCTCCCGCCACCAGGAGACGGCGCGCATGTCCTCGACCCAGGAGGCGGAGGTGTTCCAGTCGTCGATGACGTCGTGGTCGTCGAAGATCATGCAGCTGGGCACGGTGGACAGCAGCCAGCGCACCTCGGGGTCGAGCCAGGACTCGTAGTAGAGGTGGGTGTACTCCTCGTAGTCCGCCACCTGGTTGCCCGGTGGGTCGCTCAGATCGCGGCGTGCGGACAGCCAGCTCTGGGTGGCCCGTGAGGTCTCGTCGGCGTAGACCTGGTCGCCCAGCAGCAGGAGGACGTCCGGCCGTTCGCCCTCCGGCTCGGCGGCGATACGGGCCGCGAGGGTGTCCAGGGCGTCGGGGCCCACGGGGTCCTTCTCGCCCTTCGGGGGCGCGGCCCAGCGGCAGGAGCCGAAGGCGACGCGGACGGTGTCCGTGTCGGCGGGCGTGTGGATGACGGACGGCGGAAACCCTGAGAAGGGGGCCTCGGGCAGCGGCCACACGCGCGTGCCGTCCAGGAACACCTCGTAGGACCGCTCGGTGCCCGGGGCCAGGCCGTCGACCGGAACGAGGGCGTAGTAGTGGCCCGCGATCTGGAAGGTGGGGGCCGCACCGCCGGTGCCGTCCGAGCAGCGCACCTCGGCGGCGCACGGACGGCTCGTCTCGACCCACACGGTCGCGGACGAGCCGTCGACGTACCTGAGCAGTGGTCCCAGCCGCAGTTCGGCCACGTGATCCTCCTCCGTCGCCCCGTACGGTACGGAACGGCGGAGGTCCGCGGGGAGGTTCCGTTACGGAATCGTCAGCAGTTGGCGAGGTAGCTCGTGAGCGCGCTCTTCTCCGCCGAGTCGACGGAGAGGTCGTAGTAGTACTTCACCTGGACCCAGGCGCGGACGTAGGTGCAGCGGTACGAGGTGACCGACGGCATCCACTCGGCCGGGTCCTGGTCGCTCTTGGACTGGTTCACGTTGTCCGTGACGGCGATGAGCTGCGGGCGGGTGACGTCGTTGGCGAAGGCCTGGCGCTGGGCGGTGGTCCAGGCGCTCGCGCCGGAGTCCCAGGCCTCGGCGAGCGGGACCAGGTGGTCGATGTCGAGGTCGGAGGCGGCGGTCCAGGTGGCGCCGTCGTACGGGGAGTACCAGCTGCCGCTGGTGGCGGTGCAGGCGGAGTTGGTGACGACGTTCGAACCGTCCCGCTTGAGGATGTACTCACGGGTGTTGCAGGTGCCGCTGATGGTGATCCACGTCGGGAACAGGTCGCGGGCGTAGCCGGTGCGGTTCTCGGTGGCCACCGTGAGCGAGGCGAGGTAGGTGCGGGCGGTGGCCGCGCTGACCGGTGTGGGGAGGGCGGCGGAGGCGGTCGGGCCGTTGAGGACCGCGACGGAGGCTATGAGGGCGGTGAGCGCCCCGAGTATGCTGAGCCGTCGACGCGCGTAGAACTTCGACATGCGAACTCCCTTGGGGGGCGGGGATGTTGGAGCGCGAGCGAGGGAATGCTCGCGGCTCCGTGTTGCGGGGAGATGTGCGTACGGTGAGAAGTTAGTGACGCGTACATGACACGACAAGGTTTATGGCGAAACGATCACGTACGATGGTGGGCGTTGAAGGGGAGTAGCTCTTCGCCGGACCGTCGACATACTGCTCAGCTCGTCTGAGCCGGCGCCCGGAGGCAGGCCGCGTGCGGCCCGTCGGCGAGACCTTCGGCCAGTAGTGCACTGACTGTGTGCTGCCGTGCCGAGGCGTCGTTTCGCAGGAACACTCTCGGTGGGGCAGCCCCCGACCGATTGAGGACCCTTGATCAGCTTCACCGTGACGGCCGTCGTCTTCGGCGTCGTCTTCCTTGCCGAGCTTCCGGACAAGACCGCGCTCGCCGGCCTCGTTCTCGGCACCCGTTACCGCGCCTCCTACGTCTTCGCGGGCGTCGCCGCCGCCTTCGCGCTGCATGTCGCGCTCGCCGTGGCGGCCGGCAGCGTGCTGACCCTGCTGCCGCAGCAGATCGTGCAGGCGCTGACCGGCGTGCTCTTCCTCGGCGGCGCGGCCGTCCTGCTGCTCAAGAAGGACGACGGCGACGAGGAGATCCGCAACCCCGAGGACCAGTCGTTCTGGAAGGTCGCCGGGGCCGGGTTCATGCTCATCCTGGTCGCCGAGTTCGGGGACCTGACCCAGATCATGACGGCGAACCTCGCGGCCCGCTACGACGACCCGCTCTCCGTCGGCCTCGGTGCGGTGCTCGCGCTGTGGGCGGTGGCCGGCCTCGGCATCGTCGGCGGAAAGGCCCTGATGAAGCGGGTCCCGCTCAAGCTCATCACCAAGGTCGCGGCGCTGCTGATGCTGGCGCTCGGGCTGTGGAGCCTGTGGGAGGCCGTGGCCGGATGAGCTGAACGGTGGGTGAACTGTTCCGGGCGGTTTCCGGGGATGGTGGCGGGAAC
Encoded proteins:
- a CDS encoding aldo/keto reductase, coding for MRYIKLRDLEVSRIGLGAMGMSHGYTGSGTDDAESIRTVHRALELGVTLIDTAEIYGPYTNEELLGRALKGRRDKVVLATKFGLVSHAGEGAWNLDSGPANIRTAVEGSLKRLGTDHIDLYYQHRVDPNTPIEETAGAVKELIGQGKVRAFGLSEAGPDTIRRAHAVQPVTAVQSEYSLWTRGIEERVLPVLWELNIGLVPFSPLGRGFLTGTVRSTDQLDENDFRRGNPRFTGENFQRNLALADEVKALAAEVGATPAQVALAWLLAQGDDIAPIPGTKRVGRVEENTAADAVTLTVEQFDQLSSLPPAAGDTHTEAQAQMLER
- a CDS encoding helix-turn-helix transcriptional regulator, yielding MASQSADSEGAELGRYLRARRTQTSPERVGLTVGAGIRRTPGLRREELATLAGISIDYYVRLERGKETRPSPAVLDSLARALHMDDQEHQHLRELAARAARYAPEPPPVPSRTVRPHLKLLLESLRPNPAYVISRSMDMLAWNPGGLALYAGLEDWPVKHRNLARYLFLHPAARDLFPDWDRQITGCVARLRAVAGTAPDASDLTHLVGELLLKSPDFAGLWERYEVTGRKPVQKIFQHPQVGTVTLTSQSLHVEGTPGQRIGVYTAEPGTPDHDALLLLDMAASATSAHNTVPRPS
- a CDS encoding DedA family protein is translated as MLENLGSLTGSPWIYAMVALSVLLDVFVPLLPSGVLVITAATAAAAGSAATGKVPDVMALILCATTASVLGDLAAYRLAFRGGERLDRAIARSRRLTTAQERLGDALSAGGGALVILARFAPAGRSVVSLLAGTAHRRARDFLPWSALAGLSWAAYSVALGYFGAHWLGATWLATAVSVAALFGAGSGAAYVMRRRPETAQAR
- a CDS encoding DoxX family protein, which codes for MTGRLNSAQPYALGLYRIVVGLLFLCHGAASLFGVLGGAAGTDGGTLEAGTWPGWYAAVIQLVGGGLVLLGLGTRVAAFVASGAMAYAYFKVHQPTALWPIENGGEPAAMFSWAFLLLVFTGSGAFGLDRLFAKRSAEERKPAAEPVAV
- a CDS encoding FAD/NAD(P)-binding protein; the encoded protein is MPAPTTDHTPVSVALVGAGPRGTSVLERLCASAPELLPPGAHLTVHVIDPSPAGPGRVWRPTQSADLLMNTVASQVTLFTDESVDCAGPIRRGPSLHEWACGRWGAECGAEGEAVPGTGSGSGDPLGPDDYPSRVQYGRYLEWVFARIVRQAPGVVRVEVHAARAVRVDDAVDGRQTVTLDDGTVLYGLSAVVLAQGHLPVVADAPQRSHTAHAERHGLRHVPPANPADVDLSRIRPHEPVLLRGLGLNFFDHMALLTTGRGGRFVRSDTGTLRYLPSGNEPRLYAGSRRGIPYQARGDNAKGPYGRHLPLVLTDETIARFRKRADSGEAPDFLTEIWPLVAKEVETVYYEALVENGEFRDRFLATDHRGPEEAAVLDEFGIPHADRWSWDRISRPYTGQTFTDPGTWRHWLLGHLRRDAAEAALGNVAGPLKAALDVLRDLRNELRQIVDHRGLAGPSRRDHLDRWYTPLNAFLSIGPPRRRIEELTALIEAGTVDVLGPRLEVREADGTWVARSPEVPGSAVHVTTLIEARLPEPDLRRTADDLLARLLKTGQCRPHIVDGYETGGLDVTRRPYHLIDRQGRPHARRFAFGVPTEGVHWVTAAGARPGVDSVTLSDADAVARAVLRATGGETGGTKGANEWPNVELASID
- a CDS encoding alkaline phosphatase D family protein, translating into MAELRLGPLLRYVDGSSATVWVETSRPCAAEVRCSDGTGGAAPTFQIAGHYYALVPVDGLAPGTERSYEVFLDGTRVWPLPEAPFSGFPPSVIHTPADTDTVRVAFGSCRWAAPPKGEKDPVGPDALDTLAARIAAEPEGERPDVLLLLGDQVYADETSRATQSWLSARRDLSDPPGNQVADYEEYTHLYYESWLDPEVRWLLSTVPSCMIFDDHDVIDDWNTSASWVEDMRAVSWWRERLLSGLMSYWVYQHLGNLAPAELAADPLYAVVRRSPDGTDELRAFACRAEADAASVRWSYRRDFGRVRLLMVDSRAARVLDEENRSMLDPGEAEWLRGQVLEERNSYDHLLIGTSLPWLLPHLVHHAEAWDAALCRGDRGARWARFGEDLRRKADLEHWAAFPESFAALADLIAEVGSGAEAPATVLVLSGDVHHAYVAEPKWHSGGPEARVLQLTCSPVHNSVPSYIRFGFRFGWSATARALGRLLARHGGCEQPPVSWRHTGGPWFGNQLMTLTLSGRSARLRLDQARESGEGRTRLVTVSESELTGGSGREASRLAR
- a CDS encoding HNH endonuclease family protein, whose translation is MSKFYARRRLSILGALTALIASVAVLNGPTASAALPTPVSAATARTYLASLTVATENRTGYARDLFPTWITISGTCNTREYILKRDGSNVVTNSACTATSGSWYSPYDGATWTAASDLDIDHLVPLAEAWDSGASAWTTAQRQAFANDVTRPQLIAVTDNVNQSKSDQDPAEWMPSVTSYRCTYVRAWVQVKYYYDLSVDSAEKSALTSYLANC
- a CDS encoding TMEM165/GDT1 family protein gives rise to the protein MISFTVTAVVFGVVFLAELPDKTALAGLVLGTRYRASYVFAGVAAAFALHVALAVAAGSVLTLLPQQIVQALTGVLFLGGAAVLLLKKDDGDEEIRNPEDQSFWKVAGAGFMLILVAEFGDLTQIMTANLAARYDDPLSVGLGAVLALWAVAGLGIVGGKALMKRVPLKLITKVAALLMLALGLWSLWEAVAG